The Flavobacteriaceae bacterium 3519-10 genome includes a window with the following:
- a CDS encoding protein of hypothetical function UPF0061 → MNLDKITSPYLYIFPGDTSGNTRQRQTPKVLFASTKIVGFANAELIHFNQKLSDEIGLGPIETNADRDFLNATALPENIKTYATAYAGHQFGNWAGQLGDGRAIFAGEITNAAGKKTELQWKGAGATPYSRHADGRAVLRSSVREYLMSEAMFHLGVPTTRALSLSLTGEQVERDMLYNGNPQDEKGAVVVRTAESFLRFGHFQLMAAQDEIETLRQLADFTVSNYYPTIDPNDPQKYAELFRQIASRTADMIVEWYRVGFVHGVMNTDNMSALGLTIDYGPFSFLDEYSLNFTPNTTDLPGRRYAFGNQAKIAQWNLWQLASALFPLVNDVEILQNILNGFSDDFWKKHDKMMASKFGFDQLIEGDDSFFTAWQKLMEDLKIDYTLFFSRLEMTAGSDDLKTTFGDVFYSPVSDDSFKLFENFIETYRTRLTKNTITPEDSLQLMRKTNPRFVLRNYILFERIAELEQGKRDLFNKILTALESPYEELFPEFSKKRPAIYDDQSGSSTLSCSS, encoded by the coding sequence ATGAACTTAGACAAAATCACTTCGCCATACCTCTATATTTTTCCCGGAGACACTTCCGGAAATACCCGCCAGCGGCAAACACCAAAAGTCCTTTTTGCTTCTACCAAAATTGTGGGCTTTGCTAATGCCGAACTCATTCATTTCAATCAAAAGCTTTCCGATGAAATCGGCCTTGGACCTATTGAAACTAATGCTGACCGGGACTTTCTGAACGCAACCGCATTACCCGAAAATATTAAAACATATGCTACCGCCTACGCCGGTCATCAGTTTGGTAACTGGGCGGGTCAACTTGGCGACGGCCGGGCCATCTTTGCGGGTGAAATAACCAACGCCGCTGGTAAAAAAACAGAACTTCAATGGAAAGGTGCGGGTGCAACACCTTACTCCCGCCATGCAGACGGGCGCGCGGTGCTCCGATCGTCGGTACGCGAATATCTAATGAGTGAAGCTATGTTTCATCTTGGTGTCCCCACCACCAGAGCACTTTCGCTGTCCCTGACTGGCGAGCAAGTGGAACGCGATATGTTGTACAACGGCAACCCGCAGGACGAAAAAGGTGCTGTGGTGGTGCGTACAGCCGAAAGTTTCCTGCGTTTTGGGCATTTTCAGCTGATGGCGGCTCAAGACGAAATTGAAACTTTACGCCAGCTTGCAGATTTCACGGTTTCAAATTATTACCCGACGATAGATCCAAATGATCCGCAGAAATATGCAGAACTATTCCGGCAGATAGCTAGCAGAACAGCCGATATGATTGTTGAATGGTACCGCGTCGGCTTCGTACATGGCGTAATGAATACCGATAATATGTCTGCCCTCGGCCTCACTATTGATTACGGGCCGTTTTCTTTTCTGGATGAATACAGCTTAAATTTCACGCCCAATACCACCGACCTGCCGGGCCGCCGCTATGCATTTGGAAACCAGGCAAAAATTGCGCAGTGGAATCTTTGGCAACTGGCTTCAGCACTCTTTCCGCTTGTTAATGATGTGGAAATTCTCCAAAACATTCTAAATGGTTTCTCAGATGATTTCTGGAAGAAGCATGATAAAATGATGGCTTCAAAGTTTGGTTTCGATCAACTTATCGAAGGCGACGATTCATTCTTCACAGCATGGCAGAAATTGATGGAAGATCTGAAAATCGATTATACTTTATTTTTCAGCAGGCTTGAGATGACAGCAGGCAGCGATGACCTTAAAACTACCTTCGGCGATGTATTTTATTCGCCTGTATCAGACGATAGTTTTAAACTGTTTGAAAATTTTATTGAAACTTACCGCACACGGTTAACAAAAAACACCATCACGCCTGAAGATTCTCTTCAACTGATGCGAAAAACAAATCCCAGGTTTGTCCTCAGAAATTATATTTTATTTGAGCGCATTGCCGAACTCGAACAGGGAAAACGCGATCTCTTCAACAAAATACTTACAGCGCTCGAAAGCCCTTATGAAGAGCTCTTCCCGGAATTCTCGAAGAAAAGACCTGCGATCTATGACGACCAAAGCGGTAGCTCTACATTATCGTGCAGTTCGTGA
- a CDS encoding GldH: MMTVHKLWPALIILLIFSSCGSSSDTVDMKNLDGNWGKKAEQKFSFEIADAQTPKNIIFVVRNNNEYPYSNIRLIVKMNEHQSKSVMRTDTLNYILAQPDGTWLGKGFGDTKEIMFQYKLNYKFPRNGGYTIGITQAMRTDSLKGIEDIGVKIETPKP, from the coding sequence GTGATGACCGTGCATAAACTGTGGCCAGCGCTTATTATTTTGCTGATATTTTCGTCCTGCGGCAGCAGTTCGGATACGGTAGATATGAAAAATCTTGACGGAAACTGGGGTAAGAAAGCTGAACAGAAATTCAGCTTTGAGATTGCCGATGCACAAACTCCTAAAAACATTATATTTGTCGTAAGGAACAATAATGAGTATCCCTACAGCAACATCCGTTTGATCGTTAAAATGAACGAACACCAGAGCAAATCTGTGATGAGAACGGATACGCTGAACTACATTTTGGCGCAACCCGATGGGACCTGGTTGGGCAAAGGTTTTGGGGATACCAAAGAAATTATGTTCCAGTACAAACTCAATTATAAATTTCCCCGAAACGGCGGATATACCATTGGCATCACCCAGGCCATGCGAACCGACAGTCTGAAAGGAATTGAAGATATTGGCGTAAAGATAGAAACGCCGAAACCGTAA
- a CDS encoding Monofunctional biosynthetic peptidoglycan transglycosylase — protein MEKKKTSGSKPQQKFPLPPTKVKSRGWRRWVKFVWMALIAAVLGIAALFFAVSQGFLGSMPDVKELENPDIYVASEIYASDGRLLGKFEKEKTQPVTYKELPPYLIYALQAKEDERFKEHSGIDLQSVARAVVYGGQRGGGSTITQQLAKLLFTDRVSRNKVERAFQKLKEWVVAVSLEKRYTKEEIITLYFNKFDFLYNANGIEMASKIYFNKPTSQLTLPEAAMFVAMLENPVKNNPMRNMDRAKNRRDVVLDQMLKTGYIDQQTFTKAIGTPITLDYHPVKSIDEGYSAYYKFYLRKEIDGYLKDYEKKTGKTLNLFKDGLKIYVTLDSKMQVYAEEAIKEHLTDLQKRFDAEQRGRKQRPFYFLDDKQIQGVMMQAVKRTGRYKQLKNAGVSDDSIMIEFKKPIPTSRFTWNGEEEVEMSPWDSIRYHKQIAQAGLMSMVPGTGEIRAWVGGINWQHFQYDHIKQGKRQVGSTFKPFVYATAIMKLGMTPCSTVSNATYTKGTWKVEGSGGSLTLRDALAHSKNPVAVRLIEMTTPRSVIQTARDLGVTEEIPNEYAVALGSSDITIFEMLGAYSTFANYGNYIKPEMIWRIEDANGRVIKEVKPVTKEVMNELYAYTMIDLMKGVAEFGTASGELGRRGVEKGIEIAAKTGTTQNNSDGWFIGITPNLATGVWVGWEDRATHFRGTGEGQGAKMALPIWAIFMKKVWADAQSGVTKEDKFIKPSNWTGSCADLQGLGGYGDDGGLQTMDELKNPTVETPQRAPTRAAPKDENLNENLNSGDEIDFNK, from the coding sequence ATGGAAAAGAAAAAAACTTCAGGAAGCAAGCCTCAGCAGAAATTTCCGCTTCCGCCTACAAAAGTGAAGAGCCGCGGCTGGAGAAGATGGGTTAAATTCGTCTGGATGGCGCTTATTGCAGCTGTTCTAGGCATCGCTGCTTTATTTTTCGCAGTGTCGCAGGGCTTTTTAGGCAGCATGCCCGATGTGAAGGAACTTGAAAATCCGGATATCTACGTAGCGTCAGAAATATACGCTTCAGATGGTAGACTTTTGGGCAAATTCGAAAAAGAAAAAACCCAGCCGGTAACTTATAAAGAGCTTCCGCCTTACCTTATTTACGCACTTCAGGCTAAAGAAGATGAACGTTTCAAAGAACACTCAGGAATTGATTTACAGTCGGTTGCAAGAGCCGTCGTCTATGGCGGACAACGGGGCGGTGGTTCAACCATTACCCAGCAACTTGCCAAACTGCTCTTTACTGATCGTGTTTCACGGAACAAAGTTGAGCGCGCCTTCCAGAAACTGAAGGAATGGGTTGTGGCCGTAAGTTTAGAGAAACGCTATACCAAAGAAGAAATCATCACTTTATATTTTAATAAGTTCGATTTCCTTTATAATGCGAACGGGATTGAAATGGCTTCAAAAATCTATTTCAATAAACCGACATCACAACTTACACTTCCCGAAGCAGCAATGTTTGTTGCAATGCTGGAGAATCCTGTCAAAAACAATCCGATGCGAAACATGGATCGCGCGAAAAACCGGCGTGATGTTGTATTGGACCAAATGCTAAAAACAGGTTACATCGATCAGCAAACTTTCACGAAAGCCATCGGAACACCAATAACGCTCGATTATCATCCCGTGAAATCGATTGACGAAGGTTATTCTGCGTATTATAAATTCTACTTAAGAAAGGAAATTGACGGGTATCTTAAAGATTACGAGAAGAAAACCGGTAAGACATTAAATCTGTTTAAAGACGGTCTCAAAATCTACGTGACTCTAGATTCAAAAATGCAGGTTTACGCAGAAGAAGCTATAAAAGAACACCTTACAGACCTTCAAAAAAGATTCGATGCTGAACAGCGCGGCCGTAAGCAGCGACCATTTTATTTTCTTGATGACAAGCAGATTCAGGGCGTAATGATGCAAGCCGTGAAACGTACCGGCCGTTATAAGCAGCTTAAAAATGCCGGCGTATCTGATGATTCAATTATGATTGAATTTAAAAAACCTATTCCAACCTCCAGGTTTACCTGGAACGGTGAGGAAGAAGTAGAAATGTCACCGTGGGATTCAATCCGTTATCATAAACAGATTGCGCAGGCCGGCCTCATGTCGATGGTACCGGGAACCGGTGAAATCAGAGCTTGGGTTGGCGGAATTAACTGGCAACATTTCCAGTACGATCACATCAAACAGGGGAAAAGACAGGTAGGCTCAACCTTCAAACCTTTCGTATATGCCACGGCCATTATGAAATTGGGCATGACGCCGTGTTCAACGGTTTCAAATGCTACCTACACAAAAGGTACGTGGAAGGTCGAAGGATCGGGCGGAAGCTTAACCTTGCGCGACGCCCTCGCCCACTCCAAAAACCCTGTTGCGGTTCGTCTTATTGAAATGACGACCCCGCGAAGTGTGATCCAGACCGCGCGCGATTTAGGTGTTACTGAAGAAATTCCAAACGAGTACGCTGTTGCACTGGGTTCTTCCGATATTACAATCTTCGAGATGTTGGGTGCCTACAGTACCTTTGCGAACTATGGAAATTACATAAAACCCGAAATGATCTGGCGGATTGAAGATGCCAACGGGCGCGTTATAAAAGAAGTGAAACCCGTCACCAAGGAAGTGATGAATGAACTTTATGCTTACACCATGATTGATCTGATGAAAGGTGTAGCAGAATTCGGAACGGCTTCCGGCGAATTAGGCAGAAGAGGCGTCGAAAAAGGCATTGAAATCGCTGCCAAAACGGGAACAACGCAAAATAACTCCGACGGTTGGTTTATAGGAATTACACCGAACCTCGCTACCGGCGTATGGGTCGGCTGGGAAGACCGGGCAACGCACTTCCGAGGCACTGGTGAAGGTCAGGGTGCGAAAATGGCATTGCCGATCTGGGCCATATTTATGAAAAAGGTCTGGGCTGATGCACAATCCGGCGTTACAAAAGAGGACAAATTCATCAAACCTTCCAACTGGACCGGCAGTTGCGCCGATCTTCAGGGGCTTGGCGGATATGGCGACGATGGCGGGCTTCAAACCATGGATGAGCTTAAAAACCCGACTGTAGAAACTCCACAGAGAGCGCCTACAAGGGCTGCACCCAAAGACGAAAACCTAAACGAAAACCTTAACAGCGGTGACGAAATAGATTTTAACAAATAA
- a CDS encoding superoxide dismutase, copper/zinc binding, with translation MKIATISTLLFGSALALSCGTTKNLVIEPKSGTDTQGTAKFTQQGKNVELDLNVYKLTPGAHAVHIHEKGDCSAADASSAGGHWNPTTESHGKWGHDQHHKGDIGNLNANQQGTARIVFKTDQWCLGCGDETKNIVGKSLVIHAAEDDFKTQPTGNAGGRVGCIEIK, from the coding sequence ATGAAAATCGCAACTATTTCTACTTTGCTTTTCGGATCAGCACTCGCACTTTCATGCGGAACGACGAAAAATTTAGTTATCGAACCTAAAAGTGGCACTGATACGCAGGGAACTGCCAAATTTACCCAACAGGGCAAAAATGTTGAACTCGACCTTAATGTTTATAAACTGACGCCAGGAGCACATGCGGTTCATATCCACGAAAAAGGAGACTGTTCTGCAGCTGACGCCAGTTCCGCGGGCGGCCATTGGAACCCTACGACCGAATCCCACGGTAAATGGGGCCACGATCAGCATCATAAAGGAGATATCGGAAATCTGAATGCGAATCAGCAGGGAACAGCCAGAATTGTATTTAAAACAGACCAATGGTGCCTTGGTTGTGGCGACGAAACCAAAAATATCGTCGGAAAATCGCTCGTGATCCACGCGGCTGAAGACGATTTCAAAACCCAGCCAACGGGAAATGCAGGCGGCAGAGTAGGTTGTATTGAAATTAAATAG
- a CDS encoding Probable outer membrane receptor protein, giving the protein MQTFIISKLLALFGIILSCSLTAQITVAGKVNFKNKGVKDISVTLKDTYDGATTDESGAFTFETSEKGNLILVFSNPKFVEIEKAVTIDNQPVTVNVDLKEQISEIDAVVISAGSIEASDRKRATVLLTPIDIYTTAGANGQVTSALETLPGVQKVGETEGLFVRGGTGSETKFFMDGNLVNNFFGNSVPGLKAMDRLNTSLFKGNVFSSGGYSALYGQALSSVLVLESIDFPEMNSVDIGISPIFLSAGFQNVDDAKTKSFGISAAYSNLGLVTEILKFNTDFIKAPRSIGTNFNFRIKNKMGGILKYYGSFDENTLGIQEESLEPETDYSQTSLKGTNTFHNLSFKQKFGNYLLNIGSSYSYNRNLIGLNDIFENAEFNANSIDSKGNYFNSKATVERKINRISAVRGGIEFNKTREETVVALSPLNYRFDEQITSLFAETDLGFSNDFSAKVGLRTEHSAALDRWNLAPRAALAYRISKKWTSSLAYGIFYQNPENQFIGKYPLNFQRAEHYILQVQKSEEGRSLRLEAFYKNYRDLIKTRLEDYRPVAISNNGDGFAQGIEFFWRDKKSLKNIDYWVSYSFLDSKRNFQNYDRSLFPNFAAKHTLSVVAKKFVVDWKTGFNISYSYASGRPYYNFMTDTNGDYYLNNQGKAKDFSALNFSMNYLPFLGRKDAKSFTVLVLSVNNILAQKNNYGYNFSNDGLRSRPILPSADTFVFIGAFISFGIDRTQDAIDGNL; this is encoded by the coding sequence ATGCAGACCTTTATTATCTCGAAGCTACTTGCCCTTTTCGGAATTATTCTCTCGTGTAGCCTCACCGCGCAAATTACGGTTGCGGGAAAAGTAAATTTTAAAAACAAAGGGGTGAAAGATATTTCCGTTACACTGAAAGACACTTACGACGGCGCCACAACCGACGAAAGCGGCGCGTTTACTTTTGAAACTTCAGAGAAAGGAAATCTTATCCTGGTATTCTCGAATCCCAAATTTGTTGAAATTGAAAAAGCAGTTACCATCGACAATCAACCGGTCACCGTTAACGTAGATTTAAAAGAACAGATTTCCGAAATTGATGCGGTGGTAATTTCCGCAGGTTCCATCGAAGCCAGCGACCGTAAAAGGGCAACGGTTCTGCTCACCCCGATCGACATTTATACAACAGCCGGCGCGAACGGTCAGGTTACTTCCGCGCTCGAAACACTGCCCGGCGTGCAGAAAGTGGGTGAAACCGAAGGTCTTTTTGTCCGTGGTGGTACGGGCAGCGAGACTAAATTTTTTATGGACGGAAACCTCGTGAACAACTTTTTCGGGAATTCAGTGCCAGGACTTAAAGCCATGGACCGGCTGAATACTTCTCTTTTTAAGGGAAATGTGTTTTCCAGCGGTGGATACTCGGCGCTCTACGGTCAAGCACTTTCATCGGTTCTGGTATTGGAAAGTATTGATTTTCCTGAAATGAATTCTGTCGATATCGGCATCTCTCCGATCTTTCTGTCAGCCGGATTTCAAAATGTAGATGATGCAAAAACAAAGTCGTTCGGTATTTCCGCCGCCTACAGCAACCTTGGACTTGTTACTGAAATCCTGAAGTTCAACACCGACTTCATAAAGGCACCGCGCAGCATCGGCACCAATTTCAACTTCAGAATTAAAAATAAAATGGGCGGCATCCTAAAATATTATGGCAGTTTCGATGAGAACACACTTGGAATTCAGGAAGAAAGCCTTGAACCCGAAACCGATTACAGCCAGACCTCATTAAAAGGCACTAACACGTTTCACAATTTATCTTTCAAACAGAAATTCGGCAATTATCTTCTGAATATTGGCAGTTCTTATTCGTACAACAGAAATTTGATTGGCCTTAACGATATTTTCGAAAACGCTGAATTTAATGCGAATTCGATTGACAGCAAAGGAAATTATTTCAATTCCAAAGCAACTGTGGAACGAAAAATCAACCGCATTTCTGCCGTACGCGGAGGAATCGAATTTAACAAAACCCGCGAGGAAACCGTCGTTGCACTGTCACCACTCAATTACCGTTTTGATGAACAGATCACGTCACTTTTTGCGGAAACAGATCTGGGCTTCAGCAATGACTTTTCGGCAAAAGTTGGACTCCGAACTGAACACAGCGCCGCACTAGACCGCTGGAATCTTGCACCCAGAGCGGCTTTGGCTTACCGTATTTCCAAAAAATGGACTTCCTCGCTTGCGTACGGTATATTCTACCAGAACCCTGAAAACCAGTTTATTGGCAAATATCCACTGAATTTTCAGCGTGCCGAGCATTACATTCTTCAGGTTCAGAAATCTGAAGAAGGCCGCAGCCTGAGGCTTGAAGCTTTTTATAAAAACTACAGAGACCTCATCAAGACGCGCCTTGAAGATTACAGGCCGGTAGCCATCAGCAACAACGGTGACGGTTTTGCCCAGGGCATCGAATTTTTCTGGCGTGATAAGAAATCACTCAAAAATATTGACTACTGGGTTTCTTATTCTTTTCTCGATTCTAAAAGAAATTTCCAGAATTACGACCGCAGCCTTTTCCCGAATTTTGCGGCGAAACATACGCTGTCAGTCGTGGCCAAAAAGTTTGTGGTTGACTGGAAAACCGGGTTCAATATCTCCTACAGTTACGCATCGGGCAGACCTTATTATAATTTCATGACGGACACAAACGGAGACTATTATCTGAACAACCAGGGAAAAGCAAAAGATTTCAGCGCCTTGAATTTCAGCATGAACTACCTTCCGTTTTTGGGTCGTAAAGATGCTAAATCGTTTACAGTACTGGTTTTATCGGTGAATAACATACTGGCGCAGAAGAATAATTATGGCTATAATTTTTCGAACGACGGTCTTCGCAGCAGGCCAATTCTTCCGTCTGCTGATACCTTTGTTTTCATAGGCGCATTCATCAGTTTCGGAATCGACAGAACGCAGGACGCGATTGACGGTAATTTGTAA